One genomic segment of Pseudorca crassidens isolate mPseCra1 chromosome X, mPseCra1.hap1, whole genome shotgun sequence includes these proteins:
- the WDR13 gene encoding WD repeat-containing protein 13 isoform X1, whose product MAAVWQQVLAVDARYNAYRTPTFPQFRTQYIRRRSQLLRENAKAGHPPALRRQYLRLRGQLLGQRYGPLSEPGSARAYSNSIVRSSRTTLDRMEDFEDDPRALGARGHRRSVSRGSYQLQAQMNRAVYEDRPPGSVVPTSAAEASRAMAGDTSLSENYAFAGMYHVFDQHVDEAVPRVRFANDDRHRLACCSLDGSISLCQLVPAPPTVLRVLRGHTRGVSDFAWSLSNDILVSTSLDATMRIWASEDGRCIREIPDPDSAELLCCTFQPVNNNLTVVGNAKHNVHVMNISTGKKVKGGSSKLTGRVLALSFDAPGRLLWAGDDRGSVFSFLFDMATGKLTKAKRLVVHEGSPVTSISARSWVSREARDPSLLINACLNKLLLYRVVDNEGTLQLKRSFPIEQSSHPVRSIFCPLMSFRQGACVVTGSEDMCVHFFDVERAAKAAVNKLQGHSAPVLDVSFNCDESLLASSDASGMVIVWRREQK is encoded by the exons ATGGCTGCGGTGTGGCAGCAGGTCTTAGCAGTAGACGCGAG GTACAATGCGTACCGCACACCAACGTTTCCACAGTTTCGGACACAATATATCCGACGGCGCAGCCAGCTACTGCGGGAGAATGCCAAGGCTGGGCACCCTCCAGCATTGCGTCGGCAGTACCTGAGGCTGCGTGGGCAGCTGCTGGGCCAGCGCTACGGGCCCCTCTCTGAGCCAGGCAGTGCTCGTGCCTATAGCAACAGCATCGTCCGCAGCAGCCGCACTACCCTTGACCGCATGGAG GACTTCGAGGATGACCCTCGGGCCCTGGGGGCCCGTGGGCACCGCCGCTCTGTCAGCCGAGGCTCCTACCAGCTGCAGGCACAGATGAACCGTGCCGTCTATGAGGACAG GCCCCCCGGCAGCGTGGTTCCCACGTCAGCGGCAGAAGCAAGTCGAGCCATGGCCGGGGACACATCGCTGAGTGAGAACTACGCCTTTGCGGGCATGTACCATGTTTTTGACCAGCACGTGGATGAGGCAG TCCCCAGGGTGCGCTTCGCCAATGACGACCGGCACCGCCTGGCCTGCTGCTCACTCGATGGCAGCATTTCGCTGTGCCAGCTGGTACCCGCCCCGCCCACCGTGCTCCGAGTGCTGCGGGGCCACACCCGCGGGGTCTCCGACTTCGCCTGGTCCCTCTCCAACGACATCCTCGTGTCCACCTCGCTTGATGCCACCATGCGCATCTGGGCCTCTGAGGACGGCCGCTGCATCCGGGAGATCCCTGACCCAGACAGCGCCGAACTGCTCTGCTGCACCTTCCAGCCAGTCAACAACAACCTCACTGTG GTGGGGAATGCCAAGCACAACGTGCACGTCATGAACATCTCCACGGGCAAGAAAGTGAAGGGTGGATCCAGCAAGCTGACAGGCCGTGTCCTCGCTCTGTCCTTTGATGCCCCTGGCCGGCTGCTCTGGGCGGGTGATGACCGCGGCAgtgttttctccttcctcttcgaCATGGCCACAG GGAAGCTGACCAAAGCCAAGCGTCTGGTGGTGCATGAGGGCAGCCCTGTGACCAGCATCTCCGCCCGCTCCTGGGTCAGCCGCGAGGCCCGGGACCCCTCGCTGCTCATAAATGCTTGCCTCAACAAGCTGCTGCTCTACAG gGTGGTGGACAACGAGGGGACCCTGCAGCTGAAGAGAAGCTTCCCCATTGAGCAGAGCTCGCACCCCGTACGCAGCATTTTCTGCCCCCTCATGTCCTTCCGCCAGGGGGCCTGTGTGG TGACGGGCAGCGAGGACATGTGCGTGCATTTCTTTGACGTGGAGCGGGCAGCCAAGGCCGCCGTCAACAAGCTGCAGGGCCACAGCGCGCCCGTGCTGGATGTCAGCTTCAACTGCGATGAGAGCCTGCTGGCTTCCAGCGACGCTAGCGGCATGGTCATCGTCTGGAGGCGGGAGCAGAAGTAG
- the WDR13 gene encoding WD repeat-containing protein 13 isoform X3, giving the protein MEDFEDDPRALGARGHRRSVSRGSYQLQAQMNRAVYEDRPPGSVVPTSAAEASRAMAGDTSLSENYAFAGMYHVFDQHVDEAVPRVRFANDDRHRLACCSLDGSISLCQLVPAPPTVLRVLRGHTRGVSDFAWSLSNDILVSTSLDATMRIWASEDGRCIREIPDPDSAELLCCTFQPVNNNLTVVGNAKHNVHVMNISTGKKVKGGSSKLTGRVLALSFDAPGRLLWAGDDRGSVFSFLFDMATGKLTKAKRLVVHEGSPVTSISARSWVSREARDPSLLINACLNKLLLYRVVDNEGTLQLKRSFPIEQSSHPVRSIFCPLMSFRQGACVVTGSEDMCVHFFDVERAAKAAVNKLQGHSAPVLDVSFNCDESLLASSDASGMVIVWRREQK; this is encoded by the exons ATGGAG GACTTCGAGGATGACCCTCGGGCCCTGGGGGCCCGTGGGCACCGCCGCTCTGTCAGCCGAGGCTCCTACCAGCTGCAGGCACAGATGAACCGTGCCGTCTATGAGGACAG GCCCCCCGGCAGCGTGGTTCCCACGTCAGCGGCAGAAGCAAGTCGAGCCATGGCCGGGGACACATCGCTGAGTGAGAACTACGCCTTTGCGGGCATGTACCATGTTTTTGACCAGCACGTGGATGAGGCAG TCCCCAGGGTGCGCTTCGCCAATGACGACCGGCACCGCCTGGCCTGCTGCTCACTCGATGGCAGCATTTCGCTGTGCCAGCTGGTACCCGCCCCGCCCACCGTGCTCCGAGTGCTGCGGGGCCACACCCGCGGGGTCTCCGACTTCGCCTGGTCCCTCTCCAACGACATCCTCGTGTCCACCTCGCTTGATGCCACCATGCGCATCTGGGCCTCTGAGGACGGCCGCTGCATCCGGGAGATCCCTGACCCAGACAGCGCCGAACTGCTCTGCTGCACCTTCCAGCCAGTCAACAACAACCTCACTGTG GTGGGGAATGCCAAGCACAACGTGCACGTCATGAACATCTCCACGGGCAAGAAAGTGAAGGGTGGATCCAGCAAGCTGACAGGCCGTGTCCTCGCTCTGTCCTTTGATGCCCCTGGCCGGCTGCTCTGGGCGGGTGATGACCGCGGCAgtgttttctccttcctcttcgaCATGGCCACAG GGAAGCTGACCAAAGCCAAGCGTCTGGTGGTGCATGAGGGCAGCCCTGTGACCAGCATCTCCGCCCGCTCCTGGGTCAGCCGCGAGGCCCGGGACCCCTCGCTGCTCATAAATGCTTGCCTCAACAAGCTGCTGCTCTACAG gGTGGTGGACAACGAGGGGACCCTGCAGCTGAAGAGAAGCTTCCCCATTGAGCAGAGCTCGCACCCCGTACGCAGCATTTTCTGCCCCCTCATGTCCTTCCGCCAGGGGGCCTGTGTGG TGACGGGCAGCGAGGACATGTGCGTGCATTTCTTTGACGTGGAGCGGGCAGCCAAGGCCGCCGTCAACAAGCTGCAGGGCCACAGCGCGCCCGTGCTGGATGTCAGCTTCAACTGCGATGAGAGCCTGCTGGCTTCCAGCGACGCTAGCGGCATGGTCATCGTCTGGAGGCGGGAGCAGAAGTAG
- the WDR13 gene encoding WD repeat-containing protein 13 isoform X2 — protein sequence MAAVWQQVLAVDARYNAYRTPTFPQFRTQYIRRRSQLLRENAKAGHPPALRRQYLRLRGQLLGQRYGPLSEPGSARAYSNSIVRSSRTTLDRMEDFEDDPRALGARGHRRSVSRGSYQLQAQMNRAVYEDRPPGSVVPTSAAEASRAMAGDTSLSENYAFAGMYHVFDQHVDEAVPRVRFANDDRHRLACCSLDGSISLCQLVPAPPTVLRVLRGHTRGVSDFAWSLSNDILVSTSLDATMRIWASEDGRCIREIPDPDSAELLCCTFQPVNNNLTVVGNAKHNVHVMNISTGKKVKGGSSKLTGRVLALSFDAPGRLLWAGDDRGSVFSFLFDMATGKLTKAKRLVVHEGSPVTSISARSWVSREARDPSLLINACLNKLLLYRFMQSSQNWIS from the exons ATGGCTGCGGTGTGGCAGCAGGTCTTAGCAGTAGACGCGAG GTACAATGCGTACCGCACACCAACGTTTCCACAGTTTCGGACACAATATATCCGACGGCGCAGCCAGCTACTGCGGGAGAATGCCAAGGCTGGGCACCCTCCAGCATTGCGTCGGCAGTACCTGAGGCTGCGTGGGCAGCTGCTGGGCCAGCGCTACGGGCCCCTCTCTGAGCCAGGCAGTGCTCGTGCCTATAGCAACAGCATCGTCCGCAGCAGCCGCACTACCCTTGACCGCATGGAG GACTTCGAGGATGACCCTCGGGCCCTGGGGGCCCGTGGGCACCGCCGCTCTGTCAGCCGAGGCTCCTACCAGCTGCAGGCACAGATGAACCGTGCCGTCTATGAGGACAG GCCCCCCGGCAGCGTGGTTCCCACGTCAGCGGCAGAAGCAAGTCGAGCCATGGCCGGGGACACATCGCTGAGTGAGAACTACGCCTTTGCGGGCATGTACCATGTTTTTGACCAGCACGTGGATGAGGCAG TCCCCAGGGTGCGCTTCGCCAATGACGACCGGCACCGCCTGGCCTGCTGCTCACTCGATGGCAGCATTTCGCTGTGCCAGCTGGTACCCGCCCCGCCCACCGTGCTCCGAGTGCTGCGGGGCCACACCCGCGGGGTCTCCGACTTCGCCTGGTCCCTCTCCAACGACATCCTCGTGTCCACCTCGCTTGATGCCACCATGCGCATCTGGGCCTCTGAGGACGGCCGCTGCATCCGGGAGATCCCTGACCCAGACAGCGCCGAACTGCTCTGCTGCACCTTCCAGCCAGTCAACAACAACCTCACTGTG GTGGGGAATGCCAAGCACAACGTGCACGTCATGAACATCTCCACGGGCAAGAAAGTGAAGGGTGGATCCAGCAAGCTGACAGGCCGTGTCCTCGCTCTGTCCTTTGATGCCCCTGGCCGGCTGCTCTGGGCGGGTGATGACCGCGGCAgtgttttctccttcctcttcgaCATGGCCACAG GGAAGCTGACCAAAGCCAAGCGTCTGGTGGTGCATGAGGGCAGCCCTGTGACCAGCATCTCCGCCCGCTCCTGGGTCAGCCGCGAGGCCCGGGACCCCTCGCTGCTCATAAATGCTTGCCTCAACAAGCTGCTGCTCTACAG GTTTATGCAGTCGTCTCAAAACTGGATTTCATGA